CTGCGTGACCTGGATGAATTCGCCGGCCCGCTCGCCCGCCACCAGCCGTAGCGCCTGCTCGACCTGCGGGGCCGTCGGCGGCGGAACGCGCCGCGCCAGCGCGCGTGAGGTCTCCTGGAGCAGGTGGATCGGCAGGCCGCGTGACTGATAGTTCGCCGGCTGGTTCCAGACCGAATGCCCGAAGTGCTGGTCCATCACCCGCACCAGATCGGCCGGAAAGCTGGCGACCAGTCCGACGGCCGCGCCGATGAACGCCAGATTGGCCCAGGTCCAGCGACGTTTCCAATCGATCGACCAGACGAGCAGCAGGGTCGGCACGGCCACCAGCAACACGGCCCCGACCAGCGACCAGCCGTCGAGCAGCAGGAACATGTTGCGCGCCGCCGCGAAGTCGTCCGGCATCACGGGCGCGCCCAGGGTCGAGAGCTTCATGGCGTTGCCGAAGGTCAGAACGCCGAAGACGGCCGTGGCGGCGATCATGAAGCGTGTCAGGGAGCGGGCCATCGCGAACAGCACCGCGCCGAGCAGCAGATGGGCGGCGAGATCGCGGGTGTAGGCCGAGTCCCAGGGTTCGACCTGGAGGAAGTGGCCGCCGGCCCGGATGGCCAGCCAGTGCCAGACGAGCACGAACAGTAGAGCGGCGCACCAGGCGAGTGGGCGCGAGTGGGCGCGAACGAACGAGAACACCGATTTCATGGAGTGGAAGTCCGGCAGAGAGAGGGGCAACAAAGGCCTGTATTCACTCGAAATCCTAGCGAATCTTAACCAGGTTGTCTTCGAATCTTAACGAAATCGACATTTTTCCATAATAGACACACTGGCGAACCAGACGCGGCCAAGTTGCCTATAATCCCCTCCTGGTACTTCTTCACCTCGACAACGCTTCGAGGCCAGAGCCGACCCTGGCCGCGCCCTGCCTGGACGATCCATGACCGACTCCACCGCCAAACCGATTCGACTGGGACTCATGAGTCCGCTGACCGGCCTGGTCTCCATCTACGGACAGGAGATCGCCTGGGCCGGACGGATCGCCTGTGACGAGGTCAATGCCGCCGGCGGTGTCCTGGGCCGGACGCTGGAACTGGTCGTCGAGGACGACGGCAGCCTGCCCGAGACCGCCATACCGGCGGCCGAGCGTCTGGTCGACGAACACGGATGCGTGGCCCTGATCGGCAATCTGCTCTCCAACTCACGCATCGCCGTGGCCAGTCAGGTCGCCGAGGTGCGTCAGGTGCCCTATCTGAACTTCTCGTTCTACGAGGGCAGCATCCAGAGTCGCTACTTCTTCCATTTCGCGGCCCTGCCCAACCAGCAGATCGCGCGCATGATTCCCTACATGGCGCGCGCGATCGGACCCAAGATGTTCTTCGCCGGCAGCAACTACGAATGGCCGCGCGGCTCGATCGACGCGGCCATCCGCACCCTGCGCGATCTGGGTGGCGACGTGGTGGGCGAGGAATATCTGCCGCTGGGGAGTGCGCCGATCGACAAGCTCCTCGACCGTGTGCGCCGCTCGGGCGCGGACGTGTTCGTGCCCTATTTCGCCGGCACCGAACAAGCGCGGTTGCTGACGCGCTTCTCCCAGCTCGGGCTCAAACGGCGCATGGCCGTGGTCATGGGACATTACGACGAGGCCATGGCCGCCACGCTCGCGCCCGAGGTGCGCGAGGGCTTCTATTCCTGCAACACCTATTTCATGGCGCTCGACACCCCGGCCAACCAGCGCTATCTGACGGTCCTGGCGGCACTCCCTGGGGTCTCGGGGATCTGGCCCGACGGCAACGGCGTGCTGACCAATTTCGGCGAGGGCGTCTATCTGTGCGTGCAGGCCTTCGCGCGCGCCGCCAATCTGGCCGGTTCGCTGGAGACCCAAGCCCTGCTCGATGCGCTCGAGCACATCGAGATCGAGGGACCGCAGGGGCGGGTGCGCATGGACCCGGCGACCCATCATGTGCACGTCAACACCTATCTGGCGCGTGCCACCTTCGAGGGACGCTTCGAGATCGTCACCGCCTTTGGATGTCTGCCGCCGCGCATCCCCGAGCGTTATCGTCAAGTCACGGGGCCGGTCATGCCGTCTCTGCCGCAGATCCCCATCCTGGCCGCCGATACCGTGCCGGGTCAGGGGGGCTCGCCGGCGCGTGCGCCCGATGCCACCGACCGTATCCTGGCCAGCATCGACGTCGGTGTGCTGGCCGTCAGTGCCGATGGGGTCATCGTCGAGGCCAATCGGCGCATCGCCGAGATGTTCGGCTATGCGATCCGGGAGCTGATCGGGTTGCCGCTCCAGGAGCTGATCCCGCCGGCGTTCCGTCGCGCCCATGTGCTGCATGTCGAGCGATTCCTGCATGGATCGGCATACGACCGGCGCATGAGCGAGCGCTCCGAACTCAGCGGCTATCGCAAGGACGGCTCGATCTTTCCGGTCGAGATCTCGCTGTCCAAGATCCAGGTCGACGGCCGCTGGGTGATGGTGGCGACCATCCTCGATGTCACCGAGCGCCGGCTCGCCGAGGAGGAACTGGTCTGGCATGCCATTCACGACCCACTCACCGGCCTGCCCAACCGGACCATGATCCATGAGCGTCTGGAGCGCGCCCTGCGGCGCTCGAAGCAGCAGGGACAGAGTGTGGCCCTGCTGTTCATCGATCTCGACGGCTTCAAGCTCGTCAACGACAGCCACGGTCATCAGGCCGGCGACGAGCTGCTCAAGACGGTCGCGCAGCGTCTGGTCGACCATGTGCGGCCGGGCGACACCATCGGCCGGCTCGGCGGCGACGAATTCGTGGTGCTCTGCGATCATGTCGAGAGTCCGGCGGCGGTCGCCAATCTCGCCGACCGGCTCAACGACCTGCTGCGCGAACCCGTGACGCTCTCGGGACGGCGTCTGTTCGCCTCCGCCAGTATCGGCCTGGCCATCGGCCACGGCACCACGCACAGTGCCGACGATCTGCTGCGCAATGCCGACGCGGCCATGTATCAGGCCAAGGAGCAGGGCCGCGACGGCTGGCGTTTCTTCAGCGAGGAGATCCACGAACAGGCGCGCCGGCGGCTCGACATCATCAACGGCCTGCGTCAGGCCATCGAACGCGACGAGTTCCAGGTCCGGTTTCAGCCCATCCTCTGTGCCCAGAGCCAGATCATCCGTGGGGCCGAGCTTCTGTTGCGCTGGTTCCCGAGCGGGGGCGAGGTCTCACCGGCGCATTTCATCCCCATCGCCGAGATGAGCGGCTCGATCGTGCCGATCGGCAAGTGGGTCTTCCGTCAGGCCTGTCTGGCCGAACGCCAGTGGCGCGACCGGTTCGGTGTCGAGGCGCCCTATGTGAGCGTCAACGTCTCGGCGCGCCAGCTCAACGATGAGGCCCTGGTCGAAGAGTTCCGCCGCATGCTGGCCGAGACCGGCGCCGATCCCGAGCGTATCCTGCTGGAGCTGACCGAGACCTCGCTGATGAGCGATGTCATCTTCAACCTCAGCGTGCTGAATCAGCTCGCCGGACTGGGGCTGCGGGTGGCGGTCGATGACTTCGGCACCGGCTATTCCTCCTTGGCGCAACTGTTGCGCCTGCCCTTGAGCAAGCTCAAGATCGATCGCGAGTTCGTCGATGGACTCGACAAGCGCCACGACAGCCGCGCCATCGTGCATGCCGTCTGTAGCATGGCGCGCGCCATGAACCTCAAGGTGATCGCCGAGGGGGTGGAGAACGCCAGTCAGTTCGGCTATCTGCGTGATCTGGGGTGCGACTACGTCCAGGGGTTCCATTTCTATCGCCCGCTGCCGCCCGAGGAGTTCCTCGCCCTGCTGCACGAGACCAGCGCGACCGGGCGTCTGGCGGCCTCGGACGATCTCTATTCGTTGCTCTATGTCAGCCAGGCCGCCCGTCCCATGGGCGAGTCCGAGCTGAAGGCGTTGCTCGAAAAGGCGCGCGAGTCCAATCGTGCCCAGGGCATCACCGGATTCCTGCTCTATTTCAACGAGTCCTTCATGCAGGTCATCGAGGGACAGCGCGCGCGGGTGCGGTCGCTACTGGAGCAGATCCGGCGCGATCCGCGTCATCACGGTCTGCGGATCGTCTTCGAGGGCGGCATCCGGCAACGGGCTTTCGTCGGCTGGAGCATGGGCTTCCGCGACATGGAACACATCACCCATGCCCAGTTTCTCAGGGGCCACAATGGTCGGACGATCGACTTTCTCGAAATGGCCGAAGATCCGCGCGTCTGTTACAACTTCATGGCGGCCTTCGCGCCGGATACCAATCCGCTTCCGACAAGCTGGGGCGGGAGTCGGGACGATCCGCGACGCTGAACGCCGAATTGGCGTACTGTATGGCCCGGCGGCCTAGTCTCGCCTTTAGTACACCACCGACCCATTTAGGAACCAAGACTCGTGGCAAAGACAAAAGCGATCTCGACCGATGACGTGTTGCTGATGCTGTGCACCTCCGTGAAGAAGGTACTCTCGGTCGCCACCCAGACCCAGATCAACTATTCGCCCATGGTGCAGAAGATCACCCGGACCTGTCTGCGACCCGACATCGGTTGCTTCGTGCTGTTCGACGGCAGTTTCTCGGGCCTGGTCATCATCAACTTCTCGGCACCGTCGGCCATGGAGCTCTATCGCGCCTATATGATGAGCATGGGGATGCCGGAGTCCGAGCTGGCCACCCAGCATACGTCCGAAGAGGTCGGCAACATGCTCGGTGAGCTGATGAATCAGATCGTCGGGGATTTCACGGGCAACGTGGGCAGTGAGCTGCTGGTCTCGATCAATCAGAACCAGCCCAAGATGCTCACCATCAACAAGGAAGTGGTGGTCAGTATCGATACCAACCTGGATCGTGCCCAGGCGCGTCGCGTCTCTTTCTCGACCGCCAATCGCAACGTCTTCTACATGGAGCTGGCGATGGATCGCACCGAGTTCATCCAGCTCCATGATTTCGAGCGTGAGGAAATCGATCCCGACCGCATCGTCGATGAGGCCGGCCAGCGGGAGACACTGGCCAGCACGAGCAATCAGACGCTCGTCGATCAGAGCCTGCTCGACGAACTGGGGCTTTAGAAACCAGACTCGCCACGCGGCGGGGCGGCTCGCCGGGCGTGGCGAATGGAGGGGCGCTGGAGTTCAGTGTCCCGTCATCACCCGGGCGCGCGCGATGAGTTCGTCGATCTCGCGCTCGGCCGCCGCCCAGTCCTCGGCCTCGTGGCCGGGTGCGAAGCGGCGTTTCTCGGCCTTGTAGTAGGCCGCCTCACGGATCATGTCCTGTCGTTTCGCGGCGGAGACCGTCGCCAGTTCGTGCAGACTGCCCTGGTGATCCGAACGTTTGGGGGCGCTGGACTTGCCGCGCTTGGGCGGGGTCGCGACCGGTGTTGCCGCGGCGGCGGATACCTTCTTGCCCGTCGATTTCGACGAACTCTTCTTGGCCGGCGCGGACTCGGTCATGTCTGTGGGTGCGGCAGGAGGGCGGCTGGACTTGGGAGCCGGACTCTTGAGAGCCGTGGTCTTCTTGGTAACAGCCTTTTTTGCCGCCGTCTTCTTCGTCACGATCTTGTCGTCAGCCATGTCACTCGCTTGCCTCTCGATTCGGGGTGGCAATCGATAGGATACACAACAATCGGCGCTTCGCTGCGGTTTTTGTGTCGCCCGAGATTCATCGACCGCCGCGCCGGTATCCGGATCGAGAGTGAACGAGTCATTGGTCATGCGCGCGTGATGAATCCCGGCCCCCGGCTTTGCTATCCTTGGTTCCATCCCAAGCCGTCATCGGGGAGTTCTCATGGCAACCGTCCATCACGCGCTCGTGCTGAATCTCCACCAGCCGCCGGGCAATCTCCAGGAGCTGCTGGAACACCAGACCTGGGAGGCGCGTGAGATCCTGTTCGCTCTCGATCGCATCCCGCGCAGTCTCTGGGGGCGCGAGGAGCTGGCGCGCGTCCATCTGTCTCTGTCCGGCACCCTGCTGGAGACGCTGTCCGATCCGGTCTTCCAGGAACGGGTCTACGGCATCGTCGACTGCGGCTCGCTGCTGTGGCACTTCCAGAATCAGGCGCTGTTCGAGATCGTCGGTACCGGCTACTTCCATCCGGTGTTGCCGCTGATCCCGGAGGCCGACCGGCGCGAGCATCTGGCGCGCTGGCTCGACATCGCCCGCCATCTGTTGTGGCGTCCGCGATTCCAGGGCTTCTGGCCGCCCGAGATGGGGTTCTCGATGGAACTCATCCCGCTGCTGCGCGCCTTCGGCTATCGCTATGTCTTCGTCGACAGCGAACACGTCGAGCCGGTCACGGAGATGAGCTGGCAGGAGCTGCGCTACCGGCCGCACATCGCCCGGCATGGCGATGACGAGATCATCGTCGTGGTGCGCGACCGCGAACTCTCCGACGCCCAGGAGTCGGGGATGGATGTCGACTGGTTCCTCAACGAGGTCGCCGAGCGCACCAAGTGGTGTGATTTCACGCCGCTGGTCACGACCTGCACCGATGGTGAGAACGGCGGCTGGTTTCGCAACGTTACCGAGGGCGCGAACTTCTGGACGGCCTTCTATCTGCCGCTGTTGAATCGGGTCGCGGCGGGCGAGGCCGATGTCCGGCCGACCTTCGTCAGCGATTATCTCGATGAGCACGGCGCGCACGGCGAGGTGCGGGTACGCACCGGCGCCTGGAACACCGGCTGGCATCATGGGCGCGACTTCACCCAATGGATGGGGTCGGAGCGGCAACGTCAAGCCGTCGCCGACTTCGCCGAGGCCAGCCGCCTGATCCATGACGCGCGCTGGTTCGCGGGCGAGCGTGGTGTCACCGAGGGACCGGAGTCTAACGCGCTCGCCGAGTCGCTGTGGCATCTGCTGCGCGCTGAGACCAGTTGCCATCTCTACTGGGGCGAGTCCTGGGTGCCGCGCGCCGAGGCCGATCTGCACGCCGCGCGTCAGGCCCTGGAGCGTGCGGTGAGTCTGGCCCCGTCGCCGACCGCCCCGGAAGCCGAGACCGAACCGGACGCCAAGTTTGCGGCCATCGCGCCTGAATCCGTACCGACCCGGAGCACGTCACGCGACGCCGGGGCGGACGCTCGCGATGTCGTGCCGACAGATCGATCCCCGGATGTCGCCGCCGAGGCGACGTCCACTCGCGGCGATGTCAACCCATCCGCCACCCAACCCTGAAGGAGCCGACCGTGAATCCCATGCCCGAATACATCGGAGACGTGCCCAATCTGTCCGGACAGGAAGCGGACGTCGCGCAGGTCGTCGCGCGCGGACGCGAGCGTGAGCTGTTCGCCAAGCAGGGCGGGGTCGATTTCAGCGCCATCCGTGCCGCCACCGCCATCGCGCTGCATCAGCATCAGCCGCTGATCCCGGCCGGCGGTGCGGATCTGCGCACCGCCGCGCTCATCAGCAATCTCCAGTACATGATGGAGAACCAGCACATCGGCGACAATCACAACGCGCCGACCTTTGTTTGGTGCTACAAGCGCATCGGCGAGTTCGTGCCGCAGTTGATCGGCGAGGGCCACTCGCCGCGCTGCATGCTCGAATACTCGGGCACATTGCTGCACGGTCTGCGCAAGATGGGCGAGCATCACGTCATCGACGCGCTCAAGACCGTCACCTGCAACCCGGACTACAACTGGGCGGTCGAGTGGCTCGGGATGCCCTGGGGCCATGCGGTCGCGCCCTCCACGCCGGTGCAGGACTACCGGCTGCATGTTCGCGCCTTCCAGCATCACTTCGCCGCCATCTTCGGCTGGGAAGCGCTGGAGCGGGTGCGTGGTTTCTCGCCGTCCGAGATGGCGCTACCGAACCATCCAGACGTCGCCTACGCGTTCGTCAAGACCCTGGTCGACTGCGGCTATCAATGGGTGCTGGTTCAGGAACATACGGTGCACCGGGTCGGCACCGAGCAGCATCCCGAGCGCCCGCACATCCCGCACCGGCTGGTCTGCACCAACTCGCACGGCGAGACGGCGAGCATCATCGCCATCGTCAAGACCCAGGGGTCTGACACCAAGCTCGTGGCCCAGATGCAGCCCTGGTACGAGGCGCAGGGTCTGAACCGCGTCGATCTGGCCGGACACTCGATCCCGCCACTCGTGACCCAGATCGCCGATGGCGAGAACGGCGGGGTCATGATGAACGAGTTCCCGCCCAAGTTCATGGAGGTGGTGCGCGCGGCCAGTCACTCGGCCACGCCGTTGATGAATGCCAGCGAGTATCTGGAACATCTTTTTGCGTCCGGCGTCGAACTCAGCGACCTGCCCGAGGTCCAACCGCTTTTTCATGACCGCATCTGGTCGCGGATGCAGCCGGGCGACGGTCCCGAGAAGCTCGATCAGGTGATCGAGGAGCTCAAGCGCGAGGACGGACGCTTCCACATGGAGGGCGGGAGCTGGACCAGCGACCTGTCCTGGGTCAAGGGCTACGAGAACGTGCTCGGTCCCATGGAGGAAGCCAGTTCGTGCTTTAATGAAAACGTCTTGCGCCCCGGTGTCGCGACCGATCATCCGGCCTACCGCAACGCGCTCTTCCATCTGATGTCTTCACAGACCAGTTGCTACCGTTATTGGGGGCAGGGTCTCTGGACCGATTATGGACGCGAGATCTGCCGGCGCGCCATCGAGATCATCGAGCAGGATTTCGCTAAACGTTAACATCTCTTGGAGAATACGATGGATGTCAAAGCATCCTTGAAAAGTTTCGATATCGCCAAAAAACTCACCGATCCGTTCAGTCGGCTGATGAAGCTCTACAACCCCAAGGTCTGGCGCGAAAAGGGGCTCATGTGGACCGGCGGGCTGTTCGTCGTCACCTATCTGGTGGTGGTCGTGGTGCTGGGAATGCTCTGGTCGCGTTCACCCGAAACCTTCGACGTGCGCGCCAACGCGCTGGCGATGGTCAAGGGCGACGAGACGCGCCTGGTCACGGGTAGCTATACCACCGCGACCGCCATCCGCATCGGCGAGACCCTGCTGGGCAAGCCGGGCGGCTATCTGAGCAACGACAAGACCCCGCCAGGCGTCTATCTGGACAACATCCCGAACTGGGAATTCGGCGCCCTGACCGAGCTGCGAGATCTCACCAATTCGCTGCGCAACGAACTCAGTCGCGCTCAATCGCAGTCGATCGAGGATCGTGACCTTCAGATCGCTCAGCCGCAGTTCAATTACAATGCGGACTCCTGGATCCTGCCGTCCAGTGAGTCCGAATACCGCCAGGGTATCCAGGCGCTCGAACGCTATATGGAGCGTCTCTCCGGCCGTGAGGCCCAGTTCTTCGCGCGTGCCGACAATCTGCGCGTCTATTTGCAGGTCGTCGAGAAGCGGCTGGGCAATCTGGCTCAGCGTTTGTCCTATGCGGTCGGTCAGGATGACCTGGATACCGAGCTGGCCGGCGATCCCAGTGCACGGCGCGCGGATGGCGTCGCCAATCAGATGCACAATCAAACGCCCTGGTCGCAGATCGACGACGTTTTCTTCGAGGCGCGTGGCTACACCTGGGCGCTCATCCATACCCTTCAGGCCATGGAGATCGATTTCGAGAGCGTGCTCAAGACGCGCAACGCGCAGATCTCACTGGAGCAGATCATCCGCAAGCTGCAAAGCACACAGGATCCGGTCTGGAGTCCGCTGATCCTCAACGGCACAGGCTTTGGCCCCATGGCCAATCACTCGCTGGTGATGGCCTCCTACATCTCGCGTGCCAACGCCGCCATCATCGATCTGCGCCGCCTGCTGGAGCAGGGCTGATCCTCGCTTGATGAGTGGATCGCGTGGTTCGGCCCCGCGACCCATTCAGGGTCACGACACCGAGTCTTCCGCGCCTGTGTTCCAGGCGCGTGGACTCACCAAGATCTATGTCATGGGTGAGGTGCGGGTCGAGGCCCTGCGGGGCGTCGATCTCGATCTCTATCCGGGCGAACTGGTGGTGCTGCTCGGACCATCCGGCAGCGGCAAGTCGACGCTGCTCAATATCCTGGGCGGGCTGGATTCGCCGACCGGCGGTCAG
The sequence above is drawn from the Allochromatium vinosum DSM 180 genome and encodes:
- a CDS encoding DUF2333 family protein — its product is MDVKASLKSFDIAKKLTDPFSRLMKLYNPKVWREKGLMWTGGLFVVTYLVVVVVLGMLWSRSPETFDVRANALAMVKGDETRLVTGSYTTATAIRIGETLLGKPGGYLSNDKTPPGVYLDNIPNWEFGALTELRDLTNSLRNELSRAQSQSIEDRDLQIAQPQFNYNADSWILPSSESEYRQGIQALERYMERLSGREAQFFARADNLRVYLQVVEKRLGNLAQRLSYAVGQDDLDTELAGDPSARRADGVANQMHNQTPWSQIDDVFFEARGYTWALIHTLQAMEIDFESVLKTRNAQISLEQIIRKLQSTQDPVWSPLILNGTGFGPMANHSLVMASYISRANAAIIDLRRLLEQG
- a CDS encoding ABC transporter substrate-binding protein, whose protein sequence is MTDSTAKPIRLGLMSPLTGLVSIYGQEIAWAGRIACDEVNAAGGVLGRTLELVVEDDGSLPETAIPAAERLVDEHGCVALIGNLLSNSRIAVASQVAEVRQVPYLNFSFYEGSIQSRYFFHFAALPNQQIARMIPYMARAIGPKMFFAGSNYEWPRGSIDAAIRTLRDLGGDVVGEEYLPLGSAPIDKLLDRVRRSGADVFVPYFAGTEQARLLTRFSQLGLKRRMAVVMGHYDEAMAATLAPEVREGFYSCNTYFMALDTPANQRYLTVLAALPGVSGIWPDGNGVLTNFGEGVYLCVQAFARAANLAGSLETQALLDALEHIEIEGPQGRVRMDPATHHVHVNTYLARATFEGRFEIVTAFGCLPPRIPERYRQVTGPVMPSLPQIPILAADTVPGQGGSPARAPDATDRILASIDVGVLAVSADGVIVEANRRIAEMFGYAIRELIGLPLQELIPPAFRRAHVLHVERFLHGSAYDRRMSERSELSGYRKDGSIFPVEISLSKIQVDGRWVMVATILDVTERRLAEEELVWHAIHDPLTGLPNRTMIHERLERALRRSKQQGQSVALLFIDLDGFKLVNDSHGHQAGDELLKTVAQRLVDHVRPGDTIGRLGGDEFVVLCDHVESPAAVANLADRLNDLLREPVTLSGRRLFASASIGLAIGHGTTHSADDLLRNADAAMYQAKEQGRDGWRFFSEEIHEQARRRLDIINGLRQAIERDEFQVRFQPILCAQSQIIRGAELLLRWFPSGGEVSPAHFIPIAEMSGSIVPIGKWVFRQACLAERQWRDRFGVEAPYVSVNVSARQLNDEALVEEFRRMLAETGADPERILLELTETSLMSDVIFNLSVLNQLAGLGLRVAVDDFGTGYSSLAQLLRLPLSKLKIDREFVDGLDKRHDSRAIVHAVCSMARAMNLKVIAEGVENASQFGYLRDLGCDYVQGFHFYRPLPPEEFLALLHETSATGRLAASDDLYSLLYVSQAARPMGESELKALLEKARESNRAQGITGFLLYFNESFMQVIEGQRARVRSLLEQIRRDPRHHGLRIVFEGGIRQRAFVGWSMGFRDMEHITHAQFLRGHNGRTIDFLEMAEDPRVCYNFMAAFAPDTNPLPTSWGGSRDDPRR
- a CDS encoding DUF2934 domain-containing protein, with translation MADDKIVTKKTAAKKAVTKKTTALKSPAPKSSRPPAAPTDMTESAPAKKSSSKSTGKKVSAAAATPVATPPKRGKSSAPKRSDHQGSLHELATVSAAKRQDMIREAAYYKAEKRRFAPGHEAEDWAAAEREIDELIARARVMTGH
- a CDS encoding DUF3334 family protein; the encoded protein is MAKTKAISTDDVLLMLCTSVKKVLSVATQTQINYSPMVQKITRTCLRPDIGCFVLFDGSFSGLVIINFSAPSAMELYRAYMMSMGMPESELATQHTSEEVGNMLGELMNQIVGDFTGNVGSELLVSINQNQPKMLTINKEVVVSIDTNLDRAQARRVSFSTANRNVFYMELAMDRTEFIQLHDFEREEIDPDRIVDEAGQRETLASTSNQTLVDQSLLDELGL
- a CDS encoding polysaccharide deacetylase family protein, encoding MNPMPEYIGDVPNLSGQEADVAQVVARGRERELFAKQGGVDFSAIRAATAIALHQHQPLIPAGGADLRTAALISNLQYMMENQHIGDNHNAPTFVWCYKRIGEFVPQLIGEGHSPRCMLEYSGTLLHGLRKMGEHHVIDALKTVTCNPDYNWAVEWLGMPWGHAVAPSTPVQDYRLHVRAFQHHFAAIFGWEALERVRGFSPSEMALPNHPDVAYAFVKTLVDCGYQWVLVQEHTVHRVGTEQHPERPHIPHRLVCTNSHGETASIIAIVKTQGSDTKLVAQMQPWYEAQGLNRVDLAGHSIPPLVTQIADGENGGVMMNEFPPKFMEVVRAASHSATPLMNASEYLEHLFASGVELSDLPEVQPLFHDRIWSRMQPGDGPEKLDQVIEELKREDGRFHMEGGSWTSDLSWVKGYENVLGPMEEASSCFNENVLRPGVATDHPAYRNALFHLMSSQTSCYRYWGQGLWTDYGREICRRAIEIIEQDFAKR
- a CDS encoding polysaccharide deacetylase family protein, which translates into the protein MATVHHALVLNLHQPPGNLQELLEHQTWEAREILFALDRIPRSLWGREELARVHLSLSGTLLETLSDPVFQERVYGIVDCGSLLWHFQNQALFEIVGTGYFHPVLPLIPEADRREHLARWLDIARHLLWRPRFQGFWPPEMGFSMELIPLLRAFGYRYVFVDSEHVEPVTEMSWQELRYRPHIARHGDDEIIVVVRDRELSDAQESGMDVDWFLNEVAERTKWCDFTPLVTTCTDGENGGWFRNVTEGANFWTAFYLPLLNRVAAGEADVRPTFVSDYLDEHGAHGEVRVRTGAWNTGWHHGRDFTQWMGSERQRQAVADFAEASRLIHDARWFAGERGVTEGPESNALAESLWHLLRAETSCHLYWGESWVPRAEADLHAARQALERAVSLAPSPTAPEAETEPDAKFAAIAPESVPTRSTSRDAGADARDVVPTDRSPDVAAEATSTRGDVNPSATQP